A window from Opitutales bacterium encodes these proteins:
- a CDS encoding ATP-binding cassette domain-containing protein: protein MIEAKHLAKDYGPFRAVDDVTFTVEPGDILGFLGPNGAGKSTTMKMLTGFLSATAGTACINGHDVFEEPRAARTSLGYLPEVGPLYQEMTVREFLSFIARIRGMDSSVSVHCIHRAVESCNLHSVMGQTMDTLSKGFRQRVGLAQAILHDPSCLIMDEPTDGLDPNQKDEVRSFIASMAQDKAIILSTHILEEVSAMCNRVIIINRGRMLVDERPDDLLKRHPRYNCLSVTGESDAIGQLADALNGGDNVLKVERSEPNLLTLEPRDQVDLRPVVLSMASEKNLKLDAVEREEVRLEDVFRALTQRAA, encoded by the coding sequence ATGATTGAGGCTAAACACCTAGCTAAGGATTACGGTCCGTTTCGGGCGGTTGACGACGTGACATTCACAGTGGAGCCAGGCGATATTCTTGGCTTCTTGGGACCCAATGGTGCGGGAAAATCCACCACAATGAAGATGCTCACCGGTTTTCTTTCTGCGACAGCGGGCACGGCATGCATCAACGGTCATGATGTCTTTGAAGAGCCGCGCGCCGCGCGGACCTCTCTCGGTTATCTGCCCGAGGTTGGACCGCTTTACCAAGAAATGACCGTGCGAGAATTCCTGAGTTTTATAGCTCGTATTCGCGGCATGGACTCGTCTGTGAGTGTCCACTGCATTCATAGAGCTGTGGAATCCTGTAATCTCCACTCAGTGATGGGGCAGACCATGGACACCCTCAGTAAGGGCTTTCGACAGCGCGTCGGCCTCGCCCAGGCGATTCTCCACGACCCCAGCTGCCTTATCATGGACGAACCAACTGATGGCCTTGACCCGAATCAAAAAGATGAGGTGCGGTCGTTTATCGCAAGCATGGCTCAGGACAAGGCTATCATCCTGTCCACACATATTTTGGAAGAGGTGTCTGCTATGTGCAATCGGGTGATCATTATTAACCGTGGCAGAATGCTCGTCGACGAGCGTCCCGATGATCTCCTTAAACGCCATCCACGCTACAATTGCCTGTCTGTGACGGGAGAGAGTGATGCAATTGGACAATTGGCTGACGCGTTAAACGGAGGAGACAACGTGCTAAAGGTAGAGCGTTCTGAACCCAATCTCCTGACACTGGAACCTAGGGATCAAGTCGATCTCAGACCTGTGGTGCTCTCAATGGCCTCAGAAAAAAACTTGAAACTAGATGCTGTAGAACGCGAAGAGGTACGACTTGAAGATGTCTTCCGTGCGCTCACACAGCGAGCAGCCTAA
- a CDS encoding sulfite exporter TauE/SafE family protein, protein MISEIDSGQWGILILGALLVGLAKGGIPGVGNLTVAIFAMIFPARLSAGILLPTLICSDIVAVLVYRKHAAWDHMGKLVPWTAAGIAVGYFMLDKISDTHVQLIIALILMGMTAVHFYRKSKVAEAKASGIADPFPHSLPFVATTGVLAGFATMVANAAGPVASLYLLAVGLPKYAFIGTMAWFWFLANVIKVPLQISLGNIDTDTIQVSLLLGIPAALGALIAPKIVRFIKQDLFEVLVWFFIILAGLRLLYSGITQLI, encoded by the coding sequence ATGATATCTGAGATCGACAGTGGACAATGGGGGATTCTGATCTTGGGAGCCCTTTTGGTCGGCCTAGCTAAAGGCGGGATACCGGGTGTGGGCAACCTGACCGTCGCTATCTTCGCTATGATATTTCCGGCACGGTTATCTGCGGGGATTTTGTTACCTACCCTCATTTGCTCAGATATTGTTGCGGTGCTTGTTTATCGAAAACACGCGGCGTGGGATCATATGGGCAAACTCGTTCCTTGGACTGCCGCGGGTATAGCTGTTGGTTATTTCATGTTGGACAAAATATCAGATACTCACGTCCAACTCATTATCGCGCTCATTCTCATGGGGATGACCGCCGTTCATTTCTACAGGAAATCCAAAGTCGCCGAAGCGAAAGCTAGCGGCATCGCAGACCCCTTCCCACACTCCCTGCCATTTGTAGCAACAACCGGAGTCCTGGCTGGGTTTGCGACGATGGTCGCCAATGCTGCTGGGCCTGTTGCCTCGCTTTATCTTCTCGCAGTGGGTCTCCCAAAATACGCATTTATCGGCACGATGGCGTGGTTTTGGTTTCTGGCCAATGTGATCAAAGTCCCTCTCCAGATCAGCCTGGGTAACATCGACACGGATACCATCCAAGTTAGCCTGTTGCTGGGGATTCCAGCTGCCCTCGGAGCACTGATTGCTCCAAAGATCGTGCGATTTATCAAACAAGATCTGTTTGAGGTCTTGGTCTGGTTCTTCATTATTCTAGCGGGCTTACGCCTTCTTTACTCAGGGATCACACAGCTTATATAG